A genomic window from Lineus longissimus chromosome 17, tnLinLong1.2, whole genome shotgun sequence includes:
- the LOC135501661 gene encoding uncharacterized protein LOC135501661 — protein MHSQSPSIVRLPVHLPQQQTVYFQPGQELAALAHTTKTLLTAWFHLNSTTNAATEYIYTDIPNHFVFDRSSKTWKPRKRGGEKIIARMYSTNPKDTERFALRTLLLHVPGAKSYEDLRTVNDVLAPTFHAACKLRNLLTDDTQWEHTLAEAVTFQMPHQLRLLFAVICSHCDPLDPQQLWHQFKDSMMEDYARSHNHHTAENMARLHINNILAQSGLSCSHFNLPMPLPTDDLPEYNQPEINDISLPYELLNNDQRLIVDTIITASINTSDPNSQIQPHVYYLDGPGGTGKTTVYNTIISMLSIRNIKVQATAWTGIAATLLMNGCTVHSLFKLPVPILDTSTCNVTPKSAQAKHLRAITLFIIDSCCLSMRSMPSIPA, from the exons ATGCACAGCCAATCGCCTAGCATAGTTCGACTACCAGTACATCTGCCACAACAACAAACAGTCTATTTCCAACCAGGACAAGAATTGGCTGCCTTAGCGCATACCACCAAAACGCTCCTCACAGCATGGTTCCACCTCAACTCCACTACCAATGCAGCCACCGAGTACATCTATACAGATATACCAAACCACTTCGTCTTTGACCGTTCGAGCAAAACATGGAAACCCCGAAAAAGAGGAGGAGAGAAGATCATAGCAAGAATGTACTCCACAAACCCCAAAGACACAGAGAGATTTGCCCTACGAACACTTCTTCTCCACGTTCCTGGTGCCAAGTCCTATGAAGATTTACGAACAGTCAATGATGTCTTAGCTCCAACCTTCCATGCAGCCTGCAAACTACGCAACTTGCTTACCGACGATACCCAATGGGAGCACACACTCGCAGAGGCAGTCACATTCCAGATGCCACACCAACTACGCCTACTCTTTGCTGTAATCTGCTCGCACTGCGATCCTCTCGACCCACAACAACTATGGCATCAATTCAAAGACAGCATGATGGAAGATTATGCCCGCAGCCACAACCACCACACTGCAGAGAATATGGCACGACTACACATCAACAACATCTTGGCACAATCTG GTCTATCCTGCTCACATTTCAACCTGCCAATGCCGCTTCCAACAGACGACTTGCCAGAGTACAACCAACCAGAAATAAATGACATAAGCCTTCCCTACGAGCTCCTCAATAATGACCAAAGATTGATAGTCGACACGATCATAACAGCCTCCATCAACACATCCGATCCCAACTCGCAAATTCAGCCTCACGTCTACTACCTTGACGGACCAGGTGGAACTGGGAAGACGACAGTCTACAACACGATCATTTCAATGCTCTCCATCAGAAACATCAAA GTACAAGCTACTGCATGGACAGGAATCGCTGCCACACTCCTCATGAATGGATGCACAGTCCATAGCCTATTCAAACTGCCAGTTCCGATCTTGGATACAAGCACCTGCAACGTCACCCCAAAGTCTGCACAAGCAAAACACTTGCGTGCCATTACCCTTTTCATTATTGATTCATGCTGCCTCTCCATGCGCTCCATGCCATCGATACCTGCTTGA
- the LOC135501662 gene encoding uncharacterized protein LOC135501662 has translation MAAVEQDHAEDNQSVTMTFKRGPDQRRYNEPRFDEVAAIFVGNDGAPPAPDIIVQPRNQPCRRISYMSPNSDPMTYPLLFPRGDLGWFDGMQHDEQHRTKTRFKVTLLQFYSNRLACRARFSPLHYAGKLFQQYIVDAYVKTEASRLDYIQKNQKALRVDQYQGLMDHIQTQSIERHLTPGKVVILPSSFHGSPRNMQQNYQDAMSLVCKFGKPDLFLTFTCNPHWPAITDNLQPPQTAVHRPDLVSRVFHLNLKELLHDITDKHVLGEDAALVDVIEFQKRGLPHCHMLIFLKDNSKLREPEHIDSLICAEIPSRTNDPELYEIVSRTMIHGPCGHLNPNSVCMDNGECTKDFPKEFSEQTYLTENWYPKYRRRDNGTIASVGSSEVDNR, from the coding sequence ATGGCTGCCGTAGAACAAGATCACGCTGAAGACAATCAGTCTGTCACAATGACCTTCAAACGTGGCCCAGACCAACGCCGATATAATGAGCCAAGGTTTGACGAAGTCGCTGCCATTTTTGTAGGCAATGATGGTGCGCCTCCAGCACCAGATATAATTGTACAACCCCGCAACCAGCCCTGCCGCAGAATATCATATATGTCCCCCAACAGTGACCCCATGACGTACCCTCTCCTGTTTCCAAGAGGTGATCTCGGTTGGTTTGATGGGATGCAGCACGATGAACAGCACAGAACAAAGACCAGGTTCAAGGTCACACTTCTGCAATTCTACTCCAACCGTCTTGCTTGCCGTGCTCGGTTCTCACCCCTACACTACGCAGGCAAACTATTCCAACAGTACATCGTAGATGCGTATGTAAAAACCGAGGCATCAAGGTTGGACTACATCCAAAAGAACCAGAAGGCGTTACGAGTTGACCAGTACCAAGGACTCATGGACCACATCCAAACACAATCTATTGAGCGACACCTCACACCAGGAAAAGTTGTCATACTTCCATCCTCCTTTCACGGAAGCCCGAGGAACATGCAGCAAAATTATCAAGACGCAATGTCCTTAGTGTGCAAATTTGGCAAGCCCGATTTATTCCTGACATTCACCTGTAACCCCCACTGGCCAGCAATAACAGACAACCTCCAACCACCACAGACTGCTGTCCACCGCCCGGACTTGGTTTCACGTGTCTTTCACCTTAACCTGAAGGAGCTGCTACACGACATAACAGACAAACATGTCTTAGGTGAAGATGCCGCTCTGGTTGATGTCATTGAGTTCCAAAAAAGAGGACTACCGCACTGCCACATGCTTATTTTCCTAAAGGACAACTCCAAACTTCGAGAGCCAGAACACATTGATTCACTCATCTGCGCTGAAATCCCGTCACGCACCAATGACCCAGAACTGTATGAAATCGTGTCAAGAACAATGATTCATGGACCATGCGGTCACTTGAACCCAAATTCAGTGTGCATGGATAACGGTGAATGCACCAAAGACTTCCCAAAGGAATTCTCCGAACAAACCTACCTCACAGAAAATTGGTACCCAAAGTACAGACGACGAGACAATGGCACAATCGCTTCAGTTGGATCATCCGAAGTTGACAACAGGTAA